The Lutra lutra chromosome 15, mLutLut1.2, whole genome shotgun sequence genome includes a region encoding these proteins:
- the LOC125086241 gene encoding collagen alpha-1(I) chain-like, with amino-acid sequence MWTKSDAPNFPVAWVWGTSTPACRDASGQLTVCSAPAGFPGQELPGAECGLDTQRGRCGVTQRLPPPRPASAPQAGVPAGPKELSAEGGRAGQDAVGAGKQLTAAPPPRLGRRPGPGRGRAPGLEGPRLAWRVRAWPGGSAPGLEGARLAWRVRAWPGGSGSDRAARETPAGRVGAGSSRGGQVLPSGGRSGNRAGPEGQGRRSPSRREEGARRAVLARGGAVRRGPSSEE; translated from the coding sequence ATGTGGACAAAGAGCGATGCCCCAAATTTCCCCGTAGCCTGGGTATGGGGAACCAGTACCCCTGCCTGTCGCGACGCGTCCGGGCAGTTAACCGTGTGCTCTGCACCAGCCGGTTTCCCCGGGCAGGAGCTTCCCGGAGCCGAGTGTGGCCTCGACACCCAGCGCGGCAGATGCGGGGTGACGCAGCGcctgcccccacccaggcccGCGTCCGCCCCTCAAGCGGGTGTGCCCGCGGGGCCGAAGGAGCTCTCGGCGGAAGGAGGCCGAGCCGGCCAGGACGCCGTGGGTGCGGGAAAGCAGCTGACCGCGGCGCCGCCGCCTCGCCTGGGGAGACgcccggggccgggccggggaCGCGCGCCTGGCCTGGAGGGTCCGCGCCTGGCCTGGAGGGTGCGCGCCTGGCCTGGAGGGTCCGCGCCTGGCCTGGAGGGTGCGCGCCTGGCCTGGAGGGTCCGCGCCTGGCCTGGAGGGTCCGGGTCGGACCGGGCCGCGCGGGAGACGCCCGCAGGCCGCGTGGGCGCCGGCAGCTCCCGTGGCGGGCAGGTGCTGCCCTCCGGTGGCCGCTCGGGGAACCGGGCGGGGCCGGAGGGGCAGGGGCGAAGGTCCCCGAGCCGCCGGGAGGAGGGAGCGCGGCGGGCGGTTCTGGCGCGCGGCGGGGCTGTGCGGCGCGGCCCGAGCTCGGAGGAGTAA